Proteins encoded by one window of Paraburkholderia sprentiae WSM5005:
- a CDS encoding electron transfer flavoprotein-ubiquinone oxidoreductase, protein MQNVREQYGPRESMEYDVVVVGGGPAGLSAAIRLKQRAAEQGVELGVCVLEKGSEIGAHILSGAVMDPRALTELIPDWKEKGAPLTVDVTEDRFLFLTETGAKSVPVWALPDNFKNHGNYVISLANVTRWLGQQAEALGVEIFPGFPAADILYNDDGSVKGVATGNLGIGKDGEPTENFQLGMELHAKYTLFCEGARGHLGRQLNDRFRLRDGVDPQVYGIGIKELWEIDPAKHKPGLVMHTAGWPLENDTYGGSFLYHMDNNQVVVGFVVGLGYSNPYLSPFEEFQRYKTHPAIRAMLEGGKRVSYGARAITAGGLMSLPKLVFPGGALVGDDAGFLNASRIKGSHAAIKTGMLAADAAFDAVQAGRQADELSAYPETFRTSWLYTELYRARNFKQWMSKGLYLGTLMVGIEQKLLGGNVPWTLHHQHWDHEMLKPASQCKPITYPKPDGKLTFDRLSSVFISNTNHEENQPAHLTLKDPSVPVDVNWQTYAGPESRYCPAAVYEFVKNDDGSERLVINAQNCVHCKTCDIKDPTQNIVWVTPEGGGGPNYSNM, encoded by the coding sequence ATGCAGAACGTGAGAGAACAATACGGCCCGCGCGAGTCGATGGAGTATGACGTCGTCGTTGTTGGTGGCGGCCCTGCGGGCCTGTCGGCGGCGATTCGCCTCAAGCAGCGCGCTGCCGAACAAGGCGTCGAGCTTGGCGTGTGCGTACTGGAAAAAGGCTCGGAGATCGGGGCGCATATTCTCTCGGGCGCGGTGATGGACCCCCGCGCGCTGACCGAACTGATCCCGGACTGGAAAGAAAAAGGTGCGCCGCTAACGGTCGACGTGACCGAAGACCGCTTCCTGTTCCTCACCGAAACCGGCGCGAAGAGCGTGCCGGTCTGGGCGCTGCCGGACAATTTCAAGAACCACGGCAACTACGTGATCAGTCTCGCGAACGTGACGCGCTGGCTGGGTCAGCAGGCCGAGGCGCTCGGCGTCGAGATCTTCCCGGGCTTTCCGGCGGCCGACATCCTGTACAACGACGATGGCTCGGTCAAGGGCGTCGCGACCGGCAATCTCGGCATCGGCAAGGACGGTGAGCCGACCGAAAACTTCCAGCTCGGCATGGAACTGCACGCGAAGTACACGCTGTTCTGCGAAGGCGCGCGCGGGCACCTTGGGCGTCAGCTGAACGACCGGTTCAGGCTGCGCGACGGCGTCGATCCGCAGGTGTACGGCATCGGCATCAAGGAGCTGTGGGAGATCGATCCCGCGAAGCACAAGCCGGGTCTGGTGATGCACACCGCCGGCTGGCCGCTCGAAAACGACACCTACGGCGGCTCGTTCCTCTACCACATGGACAACAACCAGGTCGTGGTGGGCTTCGTGGTCGGCCTCGGCTATTCGAATCCGTACCTGTCGCCGTTCGAGGAATTCCAGCGCTACAAGACGCATCCGGCGATCCGCGCGATGCTCGAAGGCGGCAAGCGCGTGTCCTACGGCGCGCGGGCGATCACCGCGGGCGGCCTGATGTCGCTGCCGAAGCTGGTGTTCCCGGGCGGTGCGCTGGTCGGCGACGACGCGGGCTTCCTGAACGCGTCGCGCATCAAGGGTTCGCATGCGGCGATCAAGACCGGCATGCTCGCGGCCGACGCCGCGTTCGACGCCGTGCAGGCCGGCCGCCAGGCAGACGAGCTGAGCGCTTACCCGGAAACCTTCAGGACGTCGTGGCTCTACACCGAGTTGTACCGCGCGCGCAATTTCAAGCAGTGGATGAGCAAGGGTCTGTACCTGGGCACGCTGATGGTCGGCATCGAGCAGAAGCTGCTGGGCGGCAACGTGCCGTGGACGCTGCATCATCAACATTGGGACCACGAGATGCTGAAGCCGGCTTCGCAGTGCAAGCCGATCACGTATCCGAAGCCGGACGGCAAGCTGACGTTCGACCGGCTTTCTTCCGTATTCATCTCGAACACGAACCACGAAGAGAACCAGCCGGCGCATCTGACGCTGAAAGATCCCTCGGTGCCGGTCGATGTGAACTGGCAGACCTATGCCGGTCCTGAGTCACGCTATTGTCCGGCCGCGGTGTACGAGTTCGTGAAAAACGACGATGGCAGCGAGCGGCTCGTGATCAATGCGCAGAACTGCGTGCACTGCAAGACCTGCGATATCAAGGACCCGACACAGAACATCGTCTGGGTGACGCCTGAAGGCGGTGGCGGCCCTAACTACTCGAACATGTGA
- a CDS encoding LLM class flavin-dependent oxidoreductase has protein sequence MRFSLFVHMERVSDQTSQKQLYDEMVELCQIADRGGMHAVWTGEHHGMDFTIAPNPFLNLVDLANKTQNVRLGTGTVIAPFWHPIKLAGEAAMTDIITNGRLELGIARGAYSFEYERLVPGLDAWGAGQRMRELIPAVKKLWEGDYTHEGEFWKFPSTTSSPLPLQQPHPPLWVAARDPNSHEFAVANGCNVQVTPLHMGDEEVEKLAGHFSAACEKFSEMPRPQIMLLRHTYVASSEDDAQLAAAEVNVFYNYFGAWFKNERPVSRGMIKSLSKEEIAAHPFYTPEAMRKNNVIGTPDEVIARLKAYEALGFDEYSFWIDTGMSFERKKASLERMINDVMPAFQ, from the coding sequence ATGCGTTTTTCACTTTTCGTGCATATGGAGCGCGTCTCCGACCAGACCAGTCAAAAGCAGCTTTATGACGAGATGGTCGAGCTTTGCCAGATCGCCGACCGTGGCGGCATGCACGCCGTCTGGACCGGCGAGCACCACGGCATGGACTTCACGATCGCGCCCAATCCGTTCCTCAACCTCGTGGATCTGGCCAACAAGACCCAGAACGTCAGGCTGGGCACCGGCACGGTCATCGCGCCATTCTGGCATCCGATCAAGCTTGCTGGCGAAGCGGCGATGACCGACATCATCACCAACGGCCGTCTGGAGTTGGGCATCGCACGCGGCGCGTATTCGTTCGAATACGAACGTCTGGTGCCGGGCCTCGATGCATGGGGTGCCGGCCAGAGAATGCGCGAACTCATTCCGGCAGTGAAAAAGCTGTGGGAAGGCGATTACACGCACGAAGGCGAGTTCTGGAAATTCCCTTCGACAACGTCGTCTCCGCTGCCGCTCCAGCAGCCGCACCCGCCACTCTGGGTAGCCGCCCGCGACCCGAACAGCCACGAGTTCGCCGTGGCGAACGGCTGCAACGTGCAGGTCACGCCGTTGCATATGGGCGACGAAGAAGTCGAGAAGCTCGCCGGCCATTTCAGCGCGGCATGCGAGAAATTCAGCGAGATGCCTCGCCCCCAGATCATGTTGCTGCGCCACACGTATGTCGCGAGCAGCGAGGACGACGCGCAACTGGCTGCCGCCGAAGTAAACGTCTTCTATAACTACTTCGGCGCATGGTTCAAGAACGAGCGTCCGGTGAGCCGTGGCATGATCAAGTCGCTGAGCAAGGAAGAGATCGCCGCTCACCCGTTCTACACGCCGGAAGCCATGCGCAAGAACAACGTCATCGGTACACCCGATGAGGTGATCGCGCGCCTGAAGGCATACGAAGCGCTCGGCTTCGACGAGTACTCGTTCTGGATCGACACCGGCATGAGCTTCGAGCGCAAGAAGGCGTCGCTCGAACGGATGATCAACGACGTAATGCCTGCCTTTCAGTGA
- a CDS encoding electron transfer flavoprotein subunit beta/FixA family protein gives MRILVPVKRVVDANVRVRVSASGVIDTGGLKMSLNPFDECAVEKALQLREAGVATRVTVLTCGHATSQDVLRTALAMGADDAVLIDTGAASATLDSLAVARLLRAYMAAGDFGLVLCGKQAIDSDIGGVAAMLAALLDWPQALNASALSARSGHWQVTCGDDGGTSTWELDGPGVISADLRLAEPRRVTLPSIVKAKQKPLVMIDGASLGVDLTPRTTIVELRDPPVREAGIKVANTAALLDALAAHHPFDNLGANA, from the coding sequence ATTCGAATTCTCGTTCCCGTCAAACGGGTCGTCGATGCCAACGTGCGCGTGCGGGTCAGTGCGAGCGGCGTAATCGATACGGGTGGTTTGAAAATGTCGCTCAATCCCTTTGACGAATGCGCGGTCGAAAAGGCGCTGCAACTCAGGGAAGCCGGCGTGGCAACCCGGGTGACGGTCCTGACGTGCGGCCACGCCACGAGTCAGGATGTGTTGCGCACCGCCCTCGCCATGGGCGCTGACGACGCCGTGCTGATCGACACCGGCGCCGCCAGCGCAACGTTGGACTCGCTGGCCGTCGCGCGCTTGCTGCGCGCATACATGGCGGCGGGCGACTTCGGCCTCGTGCTGTGCGGCAAACAGGCGATCGACAGCGACATTGGCGGCGTCGCCGCCATGCTCGCGGCCTTGCTCGACTGGCCGCAGGCCCTGAACGCCAGCGCGCTATCCGCGCGGAGCGGCCACTGGCAGGTGACATGCGGCGACGATGGCGGCACATCGACATGGGAGCTCGACGGTCCTGGTGTGATCAGCGCGGACCTGCGTCTTGCCGAGCCGCGTCGCGTCACGCTGCCGAGCATCGTCAAGGCCAAGCAGAAGCCGCTTGTCATGATCGACGGTGCGTCTCTTGGCGTCGACCTGACGCCGCGCACGACGATCGTCGAACTGCGCGACCCGCCTGTGCGCGAAGCCGGCATCAAGGTCGCGAATACCGCCGCGCTGCTGGATGCGCTCGCCGCGCATCATCCGTTCGACAATCTGGGAGCAAATGCATGA
- a CDS encoding flavin reductase, whose amino-acid sequence MSQETARINPRELRDAFGAFMTGVTIVTTAGDDGKPLGFTANSFSSVSLDPALLLVSIAKTSSNYQTFSTTGHFAINILAEGQKDLSNTFARPSDDRFADVSWRLSANNNPLIGDVSAWFDCITHTVIDAGDHALIVGKVEAFHSAGYAGLGYYRGGYFTPAKVSAEVITGQKVVVSAIIARDDKVLLIRNADNKWSLPSKEIGKEGADKALAEIFAKYQPDASASFIYSAYNNTETHYQYISFLCSAPPDEAAVSGEFVSLDEIGPDQFQDAAVASMLERYRKESQLKSYGMYYGDHSQGTVRPLLS is encoded by the coding sequence ATGAGCCAAGAGACCGCCAGAATCAATCCTCGTGAACTGCGCGATGCATTCGGCGCCTTCATGACAGGCGTCACAATCGTGACGACGGCAGGAGACGACGGCAAGCCGCTCGGCTTTACCGCAAACTCGTTCTCGTCAGTTTCGTTGGACCCGGCGTTGCTGCTGGTGAGCATCGCAAAGACGTCGAGCAACTACCAGACGTTTTCCACGACGGGACACTTCGCCATTAACATTCTCGCGGAAGGCCAGAAGGATCTGTCGAATACCTTCGCGCGGCCCAGCGACGATCGCTTCGCCGACGTGAGCTGGCGTCTGAGCGCGAACAACAACCCGCTCATCGGTGACGTCAGTGCGTGGTTCGACTGCATAACGCACACGGTGATCGATGCGGGCGACCACGCGCTGATCGTCGGTAAGGTCGAGGCGTTCCACTCCGCGGGCTACGCCGGCCTCGGCTATTACCGTGGCGGCTATTTCACGCCCGCCAAGGTATCGGCCGAAGTCATCACCGGTCAGAAGGTCGTCGTGAGCGCAATCATCGCGCGCGACGACAAGGTGCTCCTCATCCGCAACGCGGATAACAAATGGAGTCTGCCTTCGAAGGAGATCGGCAAGGAAGGCGCCGACAAGGCACTCGCCGAGATCTTCGCGAAGTACCAGCCGGACGCATCGGCAAGCTTCATCTATTCGGCGTACAACAACACCGAAACCCACTACCAGTACATCTCGTTTCTCTGCAGCGCGCCGCCCGATGAGGCTGCCGTGTCGGGCGAATTCGTGAGCCTCGACGAGATCGGGCCGGATCAGTTCCAGGACGCCGCCGTCGCCAGCATGCTCGAACGCTACCGCAAGGAAAGCCAGTTGAAAAGCTACGGCATGTACTACGGCGACCATAGCCAGGGCACCGTTCGCCCGCTTCTTTCCTGA
- a CDS encoding DUF1330 domain-containing protein: MTAYWIAHVTVLDPVKYKDYTDIAPLAFRKFGAIFLARGGASKVLEGKSFERHVVIQFSDMQTALDCYNSPEYQSAKLKRDGHCIAQVSIVEGLEA; this comes from the coding sequence ATGACTGCTTATTGGATCGCTCATGTCACCGTGCTCGACCCGGTGAAATACAAGGATTACACCGACATTGCGCCGTTGGCATTCAGGAAATTCGGGGCCATTTTTCTGGCGCGTGGAGGTGCGTCGAAAGTGCTCGAAGGGAAGTCCTTCGAGCGTCATGTGGTGATCCAGTTCAGCGACATGCAAACGGCGCTGGATTGCTACAACTCACCCGAATACCAGTCGGCCAAGCTCAAACGCGACGGACATTGCATCGCGCAGGTGTCGATTGTCGAAGGATTGGAAGCGTGA
- a CDS encoding electron transfer flavoprotein subunit alpha/FixB family protein produces the protein MRSLVVGEWEHGALAESTRRAVSAALQRGLPVDMMVPPAGAQAAAGIAGVERVLAVAGDAAHAPVPETLGTQLQAVSDDYALIVASHRSLGRSALPRAAALTGGAFLADVTGIDAQGLFTRGLYAGSVIAKVSVTARTTFATIRASSFGAAEASGGTATIVETNPAATFERTKLLERQASGQSGRDLSTARVVVSGGRGLASKDNMDRLGGLAERVGAALGASRAAVDAGYAPNAAQVGQTGKTVAPDVYFAFGISGAIQHLAGMKDSKVIVAVNKDPDAPIFSVADYGIVGDLFDVLGELEAHVSAKAA, from the coding sequence ATGAGAAGCCTTGTGGTGGGTGAATGGGAGCACGGCGCGCTCGCGGAATCGACGCGGCGTGCCGTCAGCGCGGCACTGCAACGCGGCCTGCCGGTCGACATGATGGTGCCCCCAGCGGGCGCTCAGGCCGCGGCCGGAATTGCCGGTGTGGAACGTGTGCTTGCCGTCGCGGGCGATGCTGCGCATGCCCCAGTCCCCGAAACGCTCGGCACGCAGCTTCAGGCCGTTTCGGACGATTACGCGCTGATCGTCGCGAGCCATCGCAGTCTCGGCCGCAGCGCGTTGCCGCGCGCCGCCGCGCTGACCGGCGGCGCGTTTCTCGCGGACGTGACCGGGATCGACGCGCAAGGTCTCTTCACACGTGGCCTGTATGCGGGCAGCGTCATCGCAAAAGTGTCGGTAACGGCGCGCACGACATTTGCGACGATACGTGCGTCGTCTTTCGGTGCGGCAGAGGCATCGGGCGGCACTGCAACTATTGTCGAGACGAACCCCGCCGCCACGTTTGAAAGGACGAAGCTGCTGGAGCGCCAGGCGTCCGGACAGTCCGGACGCGATCTGAGCACAGCGCGGGTCGTTGTCTCCGGCGGCCGCGGGCTGGCGTCGAAAGACAACATGGACCGGCTCGGCGGCCTTGCCGAACGCGTGGGCGCGGCACTCGGCGCGTCGCGCGCCGCTGTGGACGCGGGCTATGCACCGAATGCCGCGCAAGTGGGACAAACCGGCAAAACCGTCGCACCCGATGTGTACTTCGCTTTCGGCATTTCCGGCGCGATCCAGCATCTCGCCGGCATGAAGGATTCGAAGGTCATCGTTGCCGTGAACAAGGACCCCGATGCGCCGATTTTTTCGGTGGCTGACTACGGCATCGTCGGCGATCTGTTCGATGTGTTGGGCGAACTCGAAGCTCACGTCAGCGCAAAGGCGGCGTAA
- a CDS encoding amino acid synthesis family protein — MSLIRKSILHVETVFVDGDKVAAKPLKMIGAAAIIKNPWAGRGYVEDLSPDIRAIAPQLSEHLTKLILDEAGSGEAVEAFGKSAIVGLDGELEHASALIHTLHFGNIYRTAVGAKSYLAFNNTRGPANAPLLIPMMDKNDEGRRSHYLTLQFSIADAPAADELVIAIGGATGGRPHHRIGDRYKDLAELGNDLSNPASVK; from the coding sequence ATGAGCCTGATTCGCAAATCCATTCTCCATGTCGAAACGGTCTTCGTGGACGGCGACAAAGTCGCCGCGAAGCCGCTCAAGATGATCGGCGCAGCGGCCATCATCAAGAACCCGTGGGCAGGGCGAGGCTATGTCGAAGATCTGTCGCCGGACATCCGCGCAATCGCACCGCAACTCAGCGAGCACCTGACGAAGCTGATCCTCGACGAGGCCGGTTCGGGCGAAGCGGTCGAGGCGTTCGGCAAGAGCGCCATCGTCGGCCTCGACGGCGAACTGGAACACGCATCTGCGCTGATCCACACGCTGCACTTCGGCAACATCTACCGCACGGCTGTCGGCGCCAAGTCGTATCTGGCCTTCAACAACACGCGCGGCCCGGCGAATGCGCCGCTGCTGATCCCGATGATGGACAAGAACGACGAAGGTCGCCGTTCGCACTACCTGACGCTCCAGTTCTCGATTGCCGATGCACCGGCCGCTGACGAACTGGTTATCGCAATTGGCGGTGCGACCGGCGGCCGTCCCCATCACCGCATCGGCGATCGTTATAAAGATTTGGCAGAACTCGGAAATGACCTCAGCAATCCTGCATCTGTCAAATAA
- a CDS encoding HutD/Ves family protein: MDHDLLNPAFRRSSEPLRHPKTDRADDSVPSVRFIDCTSIAPEPWANGAGTTRTLAHGRNPAGVADWRVSLADLTGAARFSQFPGFERTLLLIDDGTVDLHSQDGQLLARTGQPVQFSGDLHVWVSLPTKPVQVLNVMARREACRAKVSVATNALRITPASVQLLISLSGEWSVSSTLLKNVTLSPMHGVWIERRNEELDLHHVGPGARLVSIGIEPMVLPCVQ, from the coding sequence ATGGATCACGATCTTCTCAACCCTGCCTTTCGCCGCAGCAGCGAGCCGCTGCGCCATCCGAAGACGGATCGCGCGGACGACAGCGTGCCGTCGGTCCGCTTTATCGACTGCACGTCGATTGCCCCCGAACCGTGGGCCAACGGAGCCGGCACGACCCGCACTCTCGCCCATGGCAGGAATCCGGCAGGGGTGGCGGACTGGCGCGTGAGTCTCGCGGACCTCACAGGTGCCGCGCGGTTTTCGCAATTCCCCGGCTTCGAACGGACCCTGCTGCTGATCGACGACGGCACAGTCGATCTGCATTCTCAGGACGGCCAGTTGCTCGCACGAACGGGGCAGCCCGTGCAGTTCTCCGGCGACCTGCATGTATGGGTCAGCTTGCCGACGAAGCCCGTCCAGGTCCTCAATGTGATGGCCCGGCGCGAAGCGTGCCGTGCGAAAGTCAGCGTCGCCACGAATGCGCTGCGGATCACACCGGCGAGCGTGCAACTGTTGATCAGTCTTTCCGGCGAATGGAGCGTGTCGAGTACGTTGCTCAAGAACGTCACGCTGTCGCCGATGCACGGCGTCTGGATCGAACGCCGCAATGAAGAGCTGGATCTGCATCATGTCGGTCCGGGCGCGAGACTGGTGTCGATCGGGATCGAGCCGATGGTCCTGCCGTGCGTGCAATAG
- a CDS encoding carboxymuconolactone decarboxylase family protein gives MKDDDALFEKGLPIRREVLGAEYVDAAMEKADAFMMSFQRATTAWAWGWAWGDDTLDRRTRSLLNLAMLTATGHTNELKLHIKGALNNGVSVDEIKAALLHATAYSGIPNGLSAFKAAHEVLVAEGALK, from the coding sequence ATGAAAGATGACGATGCGTTGTTCGAGAAGGGACTGCCGATTCGCCGCGAAGTGCTCGGCGCGGAATATGTCGATGCCGCGATGGAAAAGGCCGACGCGTTCATGATGTCATTCCAGCGGGCAACCACGGCGTGGGCCTGGGGGTGGGCATGGGGTGATGACACGCTCGACCGCAGGACGCGCAGCCTGCTTAACCTCGCGATGCTTACCGCGACGGGCCACACCAACGAACTCAAGCTGCACATTAAAGGCGCGCTGAACAACGGCGTGAGCGTTGACGAAATCAAAGCGGCGCTCCTGCACGCGACGGCTTATTCGGGTATCCCGAACGGCCTCAGCGCATTCAAGGCGGCGCACGAAGTGCTGGTGGCTGAAGGTGCGCTCAAGTAA
- a CDS encoding alpha/beta fold hydrolase, translating into MTSAILHLSNNRVAHYLEQGTGEPLVLIHGVGMQALAWHPQIDDLSAEFRVISVDMPGHGASTALEANAGLEQFVNWAIEFIEALDAGPVNLAGHSMGSLIAAGVAVTRPDLVRRVAVLNGVYRRTTEARDAVLQRAAELRSGSIDIETPLKRWFNAEEAQRIAARKVESWLKSVDLAGYATAYTAFASGDEVYADGWRRIACPALVLTGSEDPNSTPEMAEQMASAAHNGRAVVIRDERHMVNLTAPDEVNRALRAWLQTEHLETLKSEV; encoded by the coding sequence ATGACCTCAGCAATCCTGCATCTGTCAAATAATCGCGTCGCGCACTATCTCGAACAGGGAACTGGGGAGCCACTGGTCCTGATTCACGGGGTGGGCATGCAGGCGCTTGCGTGGCATCCGCAGATCGACGATCTGTCGGCCGAATTCAGGGTCATTTCGGTCGATATGCCGGGCCACGGCGCGAGCACTGCGCTGGAAGCAAATGCCGGATTGGAGCAGTTCGTGAATTGGGCGATCGAATTCATCGAAGCGCTGGACGCGGGTCCCGTCAATCTCGCGGGTCATTCGATGGGTTCACTCATCGCCGCGGGCGTGGCCGTTACCCGGCCCGACCTGGTCAGGCGCGTAGCCGTTCTGAACGGCGTGTATCGCCGGACCACGGAGGCCCGCGACGCCGTGCTGCAACGCGCGGCCGAACTGCGATCGGGAAGCATCGACATCGAAACACCGCTCAAACGCTGGTTCAATGCCGAGGAAGCGCAGCGCATCGCGGCGCGAAAGGTCGAGTCATGGTTGAAGTCAGTCGATCTCGCGGGATATGCCACGGCCTATACGGCCTTCGCGAGTGGCGACGAAGTCTATGCCGACGGCTGGCGCAGGATTGCCTGCCCCGCTCTCGTGCTCACCGGCTCGGAGGACCCGAATTCGACGCCGGAGATGGCAGAACAGATGGCCAGTGCCGCCCACAATGGCCGTGCCGTCGTGATCCGCGACGAGCGCCATATGGTGAACCTGACCGCCCCCGACGAAGTCAATCGTGCGCTGCGCGCTTGGCTGCAGACCGAGCATCTCGAAACGTTGAAATCGGAAGTGTGA
- a CDS encoding NAD(P)/FAD-dependent oxidoreductase yields the protein MSHYDFVVIGAGVIGASVAHHLAALGAKSVLVLERSTIGAGTTSQSSGLLRTHYSVKQNVELARSSWWAFNNFAEYVGDDEASCGLVKCGYMISAPDGGKIDPLRASLIAQQDMGIEVQLLDRTEARERLPIAQFDDAALIGYEPEAGFADAYLVATSFARAARRQGVKIMEGVSVTGVVREGRKVVGVQTSAGSFSCGALISTQNIWTPEMAAWMDVELPVKPERHTVLALECDTAAYSFKMPAFKDLGSAGMLYYRSYGGSQMLVSEGVVGETLNAPETEQGDISLDYVGEVGAQVAERFPAYETAGLASSWTGVYDVTPDWNPVLGSVSDIEGLVVGFGFSGHGFKLSPGVGKILAQHALGLPTDVSLGPYALSRFASGALLVGKYGAGAVS from the coding sequence ATGAGCCATTACGATTTCGTTGTGATCGGAGCCGGGGTAATCGGAGCCTCGGTAGCCCATCATCTGGCCGCGCTCGGCGCGAAAAGCGTGCTTGTGCTTGAACGCAGCACCATTGGCGCGGGCACGACGTCACAGTCGTCCGGTCTGTTACGCACCCATTATTCGGTGAAACAGAACGTCGAACTGGCTCGCTCGTCGTGGTGGGCTTTCAACAATTTCGCCGAATATGTTGGCGACGACGAAGCGTCGTGCGGTCTGGTCAAATGCGGCTACATGATTTCCGCACCGGACGGCGGCAAGATCGATCCGCTGCGCGCGTCGTTGATCGCACAGCAGGACATGGGTATCGAGGTCCAACTGCTCGACCGGACCGAGGCGCGCGAACGCCTGCCGATCGCGCAATTCGACGACGCCGCGTTGATCGGCTACGAGCCGGAAGCGGGCTTCGCCGACGCGTATCTGGTTGCGACCAGCTTCGCTCGCGCGGCGCGCCGGCAAGGCGTCAAGATCATGGAGGGCGTGAGCGTCACCGGCGTGGTACGCGAAGGCCGCAAGGTGGTTGGGGTTCAGACGTCGGCGGGCTCGTTCAGTTGCGGCGCGCTGATCAGCACGCAGAACATCTGGACGCCGGAGATGGCCGCGTGGATGGACGTCGAATTGCCGGTCAAGCCTGAACGTCATACGGTGCTTGCACTGGAATGCGACACAGCCGCCTATTCGTTCAAGATGCCCGCGTTCAAGGATCTTGGCTCAGCCGGGATGCTTTACTACCGCAGCTATGGCGGCAGCCAGATGCTCGTGTCCGAAGGCGTGGTCGGCGAAACGTTGAATGCGCCGGAGACCGAGCAAGGCGATATCTCGCTCGACTACGTCGGCGAAGTCGGAGCGCAAGTCGCCGAACGCTTTCCCGCTTATGAGACGGCAGGTCTGGCCTCGTCATGGACGGGTGTGTACGACGTCACGCCCGACTGGAATCCGGTGCTCGGCTCAGTCAGCGATATCGAAGGCCTGGTGGTGGGATTCGGTTTCTCGGGACACGGTTTCAAGCTGTCGCCGGGGGTCGGCAAGATCCTCGCTCAGCATGCGCTTGGACTGCCCACTGACGTTTCGCTGGGCCCCTATGCGTTGAGCCGGTTTGCGAGCGGTGCGCTGCTCGTCGGCAAATACGGCGCGGGCGCCGTGTCGTGA